The following proteins are co-located in the Pedobacter frigiditerrae genome:
- the nth gene encoding endonuclease III, which yields MLKKERYQLFVKHFAAKQPNAETELHYNNPYQLLVAVILSAQCTDKRINQVTPGLFQRFPNANALAEVTPDIVFDYIRSVSYPNNKAKHLVGMANMLVNEFNNQVPSDIDQLQKMPGVGRKTANVIASVIYDAPAMAVDTHVFRVANRIGLTTGKTPLAVEKDLVKNLPEHTIAMAHHWLILHGRYVCVARSPKCNICEITYMCKYFEKLHKTKEISDVDNFIKIV from the coding sequence ATGCTAAAAAAAGAACGTTATCAACTTTTTGTAAAGCACTTTGCTGCCAAACAACCTAATGCCGAAACAGAATTACACTATAACAATCCCTATCAATTATTGGTTGCGGTTATTCTTTCTGCACAATGCACTGATAAAAGAATCAATCAAGTAACTCCAGGTCTTTTTCAGCGTTTTCCAAATGCAAATGCATTGGCAGAAGTTACACCTGATATAGTTTTCGATTACATCAGAAGTGTAAGTTACCCTAATAACAAGGCCAAACATTTAGTCGGAATGGCAAATATGTTGGTTAATGAATTTAACAATCAGGTACCATCAGACATTGACCAATTACAAAAAATGCCAGGGGTTGGTCGTAAAACTGCAAATGTAATTGCATCTGTAATTTACGATGCGCCAGCTATGGCAGTAGACACTCACGTTTTTAGAGTTGCCAATAGAATTGGATTAACCACAGGAAAAACACCATTAGCTGTAGAAAAAGATTTAGTGAAAAATTTACCTGAACATACCATTGCAATGGCTCATCATTGGTTAATTCTACATGGCAGATATGTTTGCGTGGCGAGAAGCCCAAAATGCAACATTTGCGAAATTACCTATATGTGTAAGTACTTTGAAAAGCTTCATAAAACTAAAGAAATTAGCGATGTTGATAATTTTATTAAAATAGTTTAA
- a CDS encoding MFS transporter, giving the protein MKKSLLPLTLGGLGIGITEFVMMGLLPDIAKDLNVTIPQAGYLISAYALGVVIGAPLLVMAAGKFPPKKILIALMIMFTAFNALSAFAPNFSLLFISRLLSGLPHGAFFGVGSVVASRIAEKGKAAQAVSMMFAGLTIANVLGVPLGTFIGHNFSWRFSFAVVAIVGIITLISLKQWLPALPANKNRDLKAELGFFKKQEAWLIIIMISIGTGGLFTWYSYIAPLMTDVAGFSANSVTYIIMLAGLGMLCGNFIGGYLADKFSPAKASVALLLTMVITLIIVHYTSFNPVLALIMTFITGAVSFALAAPIQMLMITSAKGSEMLAASASQASFNIGNALGAFFGGLPLVYGFDYTWPALVGALMAMIGAMFAFWLIRSHHPAKVKLKAELSV; this is encoded by the coding sequence ATGAAAAAGAGTTTGCTTCCATTAACATTAGGCGGTTTAGGCATTGGTATTACAGAATTTGTAATGATGGGTCTGCTACCAGACATTGCAAAGGATTTAAACGTAACCATTCCTCAAGCTGGTTACTTAATTTCTGCTTATGCGCTTGGCGTAGTCATTGGAGCTCCTCTATTGGTAATGGCAGCTGGTAAATTTCCACCTAAAAAAATATTAATTGCGCTGATGATTATGTTCACAGCTTTTAATGCTTTATCGGCATTTGCTCCAAACTTTAGCTTATTATTTATTTCAAGATTATTATCTGGCTTACCACACGGTGCTTTTTTCGGCGTGGGTTCTGTTGTGGCTAGCCGTATTGCAGAAAAGGGCAAGGCAGCTCAAGCAGTCTCTATGATGTTTGCTGGTTTAACTATTGCGAATGTTTTGGGCGTTCCACTTGGTACTTTTATCGGTCATAATTTTTCTTGGCGCTTTTCATTTGCAGTTGTAGCCATAGTTGGAATCATAACCCTAATCAGTCTTAAACAATGGCTCCCAGCTTTGCCAGCAAATAAAAACAGAGATCTAAAAGCAGAACTTGGTTTCTTTAAAAAACAAGAAGCTTGGTTAATCATCATTATGATTTCTATTGGTACAGGCGGTCTGTTTACATGGTATAGCTACATTGCTCCACTGATGACAGATGTTGCTGGTTTTTCTGCAAACAGCGTTACTTATATAATTATGTTAGCTGGACTGGGCATGCTTTGTGGCAATTTCATTGGTGGTTATTTAGCTGATAAATTTTCTCCAGCCAAGGCATCAGTTGCTTTATTGTTAACGATGGTGATTACACTCATAATTGTTCACTATACTTCATTCAATCCTGTACTTGCATTAATAATGACATTTATAACAGGCGCTGTTTCCTTCGCCCTTGCCGCACCTATTCAAATGTTAATGATTACTTCTGCAAAAGGCTCAGAAATGTTGGCGGCATCTGCTAGTCAGGCTAGTTTTAATATTGGTAATGCCTTAGGTGCCTTCTTCGGTGGACTACCTTTAGTTTATGGTTTCGATTATACTTGGCCAGCACTAGTTGGCGCATTAATGGCAATGATTGGCGCTATGTTTGCATTTTGGCTGATTAGAAGTCATCATCCTGCTAAGGTTAAATTAAAGGCGGAATTAAGCGTTTAA
- a CDS encoding type II toxin-antitoxin system RelE/ParE family toxin, translated as MSYSIEATAYFAKQLKRLAKKFPSLKKEYADLINSLKENPEQGNNIGNNCFKIRLAIASKQKGKSGGARLITHIQIIETKVYLLSIYDKSEQSDISDKDLDNWLKDIE; from the coding sequence ATGAGTTATAGTATTGAGGCTACCGCTTATTTTGCTAAACAATTAAAAAGATTAGCTAAAAAGTTTCCCTCTTTAAAAAAAGAATATGCTGACCTCATTAATTCCTTAAAAGAAAATCCTGAACAAGGAAATAACATTGGCAATAATTGTTTCAAAATCAGACTTGCCATCGCTTCCAAACAAAAGGGAAAAAGCGGTGGTGCAAGATTAATTACTCATATTCAAATAATTGAAACAAAAGTCTATCTTTTATCTATTTATGATAAATCTGAGCAATCTGACATTAGTGATAAAGACCTTGATAATTGGCTAAAAGATATTGAATAA
- a CDS encoding RNA polymerase sigma factor: MKLQQNSDQDLVKLYLSGEESVLEELLRRHKSKIYTSIYLLVKDQYLAEDIFQDAFIKVINTLRSGRYNEEGKFLPWVMRIAHNLVIDYFRKEKRTPVITSADGTDVLNLLQILEESAEERMLREQTHIDLRAMIHLLPDEQKEVLIMRHYADLSFKEIADLTDVSINTALGRMRYALSNLRKMMKVKEVTTKNS, translated from the coding sequence ATGAAATTACAGCAGAATAGTGATCAGGATTTAGTGAAGTTATATCTGAGCGGAGAAGAATCTGTATTAGAAGAATTACTAAGAAGACATAAATCCAAAATATACACCTCAATTTATTTATTGGTTAAAGACCAATACCTAGCCGAAGACATTTTTCAAGATGCCTTCATCAAAGTTATTAATACGCTCCGCAGTGGTCGCTACAACGAAGAAGGTAAATTTTTACCTTGGGTAATGCGTATTGCGCACAATTTGGTTATCGATTATTTCCGTAAGGAAAAACGTACCCCAGTTATTACCAGCGCAGATGGCACCGACGTACTTAACCTTTTGCAAATTTTAGAAGAAAGTGCAGAAGAAAGAATGTTGCGTGAACAAACCCACATAGACTTAAGAGCAATGATACATCTCTTGCCAGATGAGCAAAAAGAAGTTTTAATCATGCGCCATTATGCAGATTTAAGCTTTAAGGAGATTGCAGATTTAACAGACGTGAGCATTAATACAGCTTTAGGCCGGATGCGTTATGCATTAAGCAATTTGCGTAAAATGATGAAGGTTAAAGAAGTAACGACGAAGAATTCTTAG